A window of Diorhabda carinulata isolate Delta chromosome 7, icDioCari1.1, whole genome shotgun sequence contains these coding sequences:
- the LOC130896527 gene encoding venom acid phosphatase Acph-1-like, which translates to MSIFLNFVIFICFNEIYGFHQSYHRNRDEADSTVILTHVIFRHGNRTAELTESYPKDPYYNYTYFPIGRGQLTNAGKTKEYELGRDLRRRYDEFLGQVYYPKIVDAVSTNRNRTKASLQLVLAGLFPPVNQEVWNFLLPWQPVPQNYYPDDRDPVLMGINCPSYKKKYNELVATRKWREEFNSQKPIFDYISKNSGLNVTTYNDVYNLYFGLSTEEEFGQKLPRWTNYVWPKIVTDFAIKQYFVDTATTEMLALAEGFHLKKIIQDTKQIAKNNEKRGVKIYLYSAHENNVAEMQILLNIFEPHVPNYGSYLIFEVHKIRGVVGIKLYYNNRDNRGLRLMKIPSCDEFCPLDQFERIFEEYLPSSQDICYQ; encoded by the exons atgtcaatttttctcaattttgtaatttttatttgtttcaacgAAATTTACGGATTTCACCAATCGTATCATAGAAACAGAGATGAAGCCGATTCTACCGTCATTTTAACGCATGTT ATCTTTCGACATGGTAATAGAACGGCAGAATTGACTGAATCATATCCAAAGGATCCTTATTATAATTACACTTATTTCCCAATTGGCAGAGGACAATTAACAAAC gCTGGAAAAACCAAAGAATACGAACTCGGTCGAGATTTGCGCAGAAGATATGACGAATTTTTAGGGCAAGTTTACTATCCCAAAATAGTAGACGCCGTTTCGACCAATAGAAATCGAACGAAAGCATCGCTGCAACTGGTTTTAGCAGGTTTATTTCCACCTGTCAATCAAGAAGTATGGAATTTCTTACTTCCTTGGCAACCAGTACCTCAAAACTACTATCCAGACGATAGGGATCCA GTCCTCATGGGTATAAATTGTCCGagttataagaaaaaatacaacGAATTAGTGGCTACCAGAAAATGGCGAGAAGAATTCAATAGTCAAAAACCGATATTCGATTATATATCTAAAAACAGCGGATTGAATGTAACCACTTACAACGACgtttacaatttatatttcGGTTTATCCACCGAAGAAGAATTCGGTCAGAAATTACCAAGATGGACGAACTACGTGTGGCCGAAAATAGTAACGGATTTCGCGATTAAACAATATTTCGTAGATACGGCCACAACGGAAATGTTAGCTCTAGCCGAAG GTTTTCacttgaagaaaattatacaaGACACAAAACAGATCGcgaaaaataacgaaaaacgcggggtgaaaatttatttatattcggCGCACGAAAATAACGTAGCCGAGATGCAGATACTGCTCAATATTTTCGAACCGCACGTACCAAATTACGGTTCGtatttaatttttgaggttCATAAGATCAGAGGTGTCGTTGGAATTAAG ttgtaTTACAACAACCGCGACAACCGCGGCCTGCGTCTTATGAAGATACCTAGCTGCGACGAATTTTGTCCTTTGGATCAATTCGAACGAATATTCGAAGAGTATCTACCTTCATCGCAAGATATTTGTTATCAATAA